The sequence ATTTTGAATTTTAAAACTGTTGCCAGAGTATGATTTAAAGGATTCGGCATAAGTCTGCACAAGCAAGTCTTCAAAATATTTTCTGAACGTTTGTTTCTGAGTGTCATCAGCAACGCGGTAATAATTTCCTAAAACAAAACGAGAAATACGATCAATATCAAAGGCTTCTTGAAGCATTACACGAAAACGCGTTTGGCGTTCAGCTGTTGATATTTGTTGTCCTGCAAGTTCTTTTGCAACACGATCATGAAGATGTAAAATAAGATCTGATGCTTCTTTTGAAAAATCTTTTTGGCTTGATGCAACTGAAGAATTGTTTGTGGGTGCAGCAGATTTCGCATAAGAAAAGCTAGGTGCAAGCCCTGCAACTAAACAGAACGTTGCCATGAATTTTAGCGAAGAAATGCGCATTCTTTAGACTCCTAATTAAAAGACGTATATCAACTTAGTGTTGTACAGGGTCATGTTAGCATGA comes from Alphaproteobacteria bacterium and encodes:
- a CDS encoding ABC transporter substrate-binding protein produces the protein MRISSLKFMATFCLVAGLAPSFSYAKSAAPTNNSSVASSQKDFSKEASDLILHLHDRVAKELAGQQISTAERQTRFRVMLQEAFDIDRISRFVLGNYYRVADDTQKQTFRKYFEDLLVQTYAESFKSYSGNSFKIQNVRMVPETGMALVSTSVNVPKKGNTNETAPLSIEWRIKPDQNGYKIVDVSIENVSMSITKRQEFGSIIQSGGGQISALIQKLEQQTKGVRQS